A genome region from Methanobacterium subterraneum includes the following:
- a CDS encoding virulence RhuM family protein: MDKDQKLQKNNIILYKGDEGAATIEVLLKDDTMWSTQKTMAELFNVTTPTINEHLKNIFQTGELSEKSTIRNFLIVQKEGNREVSRDINFYNLDAIIAVGYRVNSKEATQFRIWATNVLNQFITKGFVLDEDLLKNGTRFGRDYFDELLEKIREIRASERRFYQKITDIYAQCSFDYNKDAEITRTFYATVQNKLHWAITHHTAAEIISERADSTKKNMGLTTWKNAPEGKILKSDTGVAKNYLSQEEISELNRIVYMYLDYAENQATRHKLMSMEDWVSRLDKFLEFNEYDILKNPGKVTKAVAKEIASKEFEKYRKIQDNDYISDFDKEVTRKYLDKNRNGNT; this comes from the coding sequence ATGGACAAAGATCAAAAATTACAAAAGAATAATATAATTCTTTACAAGGGTGATGAAGGTGCGGCAACCATCGAAGTTCTCCTAAAAGATGACACCATGTGGTCCACACAAAAAACCATGGCAGAACTCTTTAATGTGACAACACCAACCATAAATGAGCACTTGAAAAATATATTTCAAACCGGTGAATTATCTGAAAAGTCAACTATTAGGAATTTCCTAATAGTTCAAAAAGAAGGTAATAGAGAAGTTAGTAGAGATATTAATTTTTATAATCTGGATGCAATTATTGCTGTAGGTTATCGGGTGAACTCTAAAGAGGCTACGCAATTTCGTATTTGGGCTACTAACGTCTTAAATCAATTTATAACTAAAGGTTTCGTTTTGGATGAAGATCTTTTAAAAAACGGGACCCGTTTTGGTCGAGACTATTTTGATGAATTACTGGAAAAGATCCGTGAAATCCGGGCCAGTGAACGTAGATTTTACCAGAAAATAACTGACATTTATGCACAGTGCAGTTTTGATTATAATAAAGATGCTGAGATTACCCGAACCTTTTATGCAACTGTTCAAAATAAACTTCACTGGGCCATAACTCACCACACTGCAGCAGAAATCATATCAGAAAGAGCTGACAGCACCAAAAAGAATATGGGCCTCACCACCTGGAAGAATGCACCAGAAGGTAAAATCTTAAAATCAGACACTGGGGTTGCTAAAAACTATTTATCCCAGGAAGAGATTTCAGAATTGAATCGTATCGTTTACATGTACCTGGACTATGCAGAGAATCAAGCTACGAGACATAAACTCATGTCCATGGAGGACTGGGTATCAAGGTTAGATAAATTCTTAGAATTCAACGAATATGACATCCTAAAAAATCCGGGTAAAGTTACAAAAGCAGTAGCTAAAGAGATTGCCTCCAAAGAATTTGAAAAATACCGAAAAATCCAGGATAATGATTATATTTCTGATTTTGATAAAGAGGTTACCAGGAAATATCTGGATAAAAACAGGAATGGAAACACTTAA
- the hepT gene encoding type VII toxin-antitoxin system HepT family RNase toxin, with amino-acid sequence MKTREKVARKIKNMQRYVKFLREHSASEDDLLKDYLLKSAIERNLQLAIESSLDIGEVIISSANLDKPEDYPSIILILGKNGVIPMDFAQEFQEAAKLRNILVHMYTDVDPTVIARILEKNLDDFDEYARYIAIYLESEHE; translated from the coding sequence ATGAAAACCAGAGAAAAGGTTGCCCGGAAAATAAAGAATATGCAGAGATATGTTAAGTTCTTAAGGGAGCACTCTGCCAGTGAAGATGATTTATTAAAGGATTACCTCTTAAAATCAGCCATTGAACGTAATCTTCAACTGGCCATTGAATCTTCTCTGGATATAGGAGAAGTTATAATATCCTCTGCTAATCTGGATAAACCCGAAGATTACCCTAGTATAATATTAATTCTGGGGAAAAACGGAGTGATTCCCATGGACTTTGCCCAGGAGTTTCAAGAGGCAGCAAAACTCAGGAATATACTGGTACACATGTACACTGATGTTGACCCGACAGTGATAGCCAGGATATTAGAGAAAAATCTGGATGATTTTGATGAATATGCACGTTATATTGCCATTTATTTGGAATCCGAGCATGAATGA